A window from Syntrophorhabdaceae bacterium encodes these proteins:
- a CDS encoding GTP-binding protein, which produces MAKKKYERTKPHVNIGTIGHIDHGKTTLTSAITKCLANKGWA; this is translated from the coding sequence ATGGCTAAGAAAAAGTACGAAAGGACCAAACCCCATGTGAACATAGGAACCATCGGTCACATAGATCACGGGAAGACGACCCTCACGTCAGCCATTACCAAGTGCCTCGCCAACAAGGGCTGGGCAAA